One window from the genome of Desulforamulus ruminis DSM 2154 encodes:
- the phoU gene encoding phosphate signaling complex protein PhoU: MAIRQSFDKALAELQQDVLRMGSVVEKSIYNSVKSLATQDPILAGEVIEGDDVVDRQRYQIEDKIIKIIATQQPMAKDLRILITGIRIIMSLERMADHSVDISRVTMCLVDQKLIKPLVGITAMAKLAQQMVKDGLDAYVHSDPEKAREMCEADDEVDHIYHQTFKHLVAHMRRDPETIGQATYLLFVARYLERIADHATNIGEAVIFQATGEWKELN, translated from the coding sequence TTGGCCATCCGTCAATCCTTTGATAAAGCGCTGGCAGAGTTACAACAGGATGTGCTGCGTATGGGCAGCGTGGTGGAAAAGTCCATTTATAATTCCGTCAAGTCACTGGCCACCCAGGACCCCATTTTAGCAGGTGAGGTCATCGAAGGGGACGATGTGGTTGACCGGCAGCGTTATCAAATTGAGGATAAGATTATTAAGATTATTGCCACCCAGCAACCCATGGCCAAGGATCTAAGGATCCTGATCACCGGCATTCGCATCATTATGAGTCTGGAACGCATGGCCGATCATTCGGTGGATATATCCCGGGTTACCATGTGCCTGGTGGACCAAAAATTGATCAAACCCCTGGTGGGCATTACAGCCATGGCCAAATTGGCTCAGCAAATGGTGAAGGATGGCTTGGACGCCTATGTTCATTCCGACCCGGAGAAGGCCCGGGAGATGTGTGAAGCGGATGATGAAGTGGACCACATTTACCACCAAACCTTCAAACATCTGGTGGCCCATATGAGAAGAGACCCTGAGACCATCGGGCAGGCCACTTATCTGTTGTTTGTCGCCAGATACCTGGAACGCATTGCGGACCATGCCACCAACATTGGCGAAGCGGTTATTTTTCAGGCCACCGGGGAATGGAAAGAATTAAATTGA
- the pstB gene encoding phosphate ABC transporter ATP-binding protein PstB has protein sequence MAQKITVRNLNLFYSGLQALMNINLDIEEKKVTALIGPSGCGKSTFLRTLNRMNDLIEGVKVEGQVLLDGEDIYLPEVDVVALRKRVGMVFQRPNPFPMTVYENVAYGPRIHGLRDRHKLDETVESSLKAAALWGEVKDRLHKTALGLSGGQQQRLCIARLLAVEPDVVLMDEPTSALDPISTLKVEELIRELKSKYTIVIVTHNMQQAARVSDSTAFFLNGELVEFGDTELIFTGPKDKRTEDYITGRFG, from the coding sequence GTGGCCCAAAAAATAACGGTTAGAAATTTGAACTTGTTTTATAGCGGTTTACAGGCCTTAATGAACATAAATTTAGATATTGAAGAGAAAAAGGTTACGGCGCTCATTGGACCCTCGGGCTGTGGTAAATCCACTTTTCTACGGACCTTGAACCGGATGAATGATTTAATCGAAGGGGTAAAGGTCGAAGGCCAGGTTCTATTGGATGGTGAGGATATTTATCTTCCCGAGGTTGACGTGGTGGCTTTGCGCAAGCGGGTGGGCATGGTTTTTCAGAGACCCAATCCTTTTCCCATGACCGTTTATGAAAATGTTGCCTACGGTCCCCGCATCCACGGTTTGCGAGACCGTCATAAGCTGGACGAAACAGTGGAGAGCAGCCTCAAGGCGGCTGCTTTATGGGGGGAAGTAAAAGACCGCCTGCATAAAACAGCCCTGGGGCTATCCGGCGGGCAGCAGCAGCGCCTTTGTATTGCCCGGCTGCTGGCAGTGGAACCGGATGTGGTGTTGATGGATGAACCCACCTCGGCCCTGGACCCCATTTCCACCCTAAAAGTGGAAGAACTGATCCGGGAGTTAAAAAGCAAGTATACCATTGTCATTGTAACGCACAACATGCAGCAGGCCGCCAGGGTTTCAGACAGTACAGCCTTCTTCCTGAATGGCGAGCTGGTTGAGTTTGGCGATACCGAGCTGATCTTTACCGGACCGAAGGATAAACGGACCGAAGACTACATTACCGGAAGATTTGGCTAG
- the pnpS gene encoding two-component system histidine kinase PnpS, with product MLRGIRQRTIASYIILFCIFILLFFLNHFYVINVFTVLLGCFWATFFICWFTTRRLIEPLEQITSVAQEMAGGILDTEIRVAGDEEIDELAWSINYMARELRKNLFTITEERNRARAILNSMADGVIALDKNGTIILINPAVEKLLKVKETETLGRELIKVVRNYELDELFNRALQSRQAVLSNELQMLTPEPRLFRVHVTPINGSNGEKMGVVGLLRDVTQRRKLEKMRTEFVANVSHELRTPLTSINGFMETLLDGAIDDPVIARRFLEIMNTESNRLSRLVDDLLQLSKLEYRKGNLNKQPVNLTEVIRDTVEVFKNRAAEKNLSFTSDIPELPEVPGDQGLLVQVMVNLVDNAIKYTPEGNSVTVGASFDGQQIRVFVKDTGIGIPEESLSRVFERFYRVDKARSRDVGGTGLGLSISKHIVEAHGGKIWAESHSEGSTFIFTLPLGQ from the coding sequence GTGCTTAGAGGGATTCGCCAGCGGACCATAGCCAGTTATATTATCCTTTTTTGTATTTTTATCCTGCTCTTTTTCCTAAACCATTTTTATGTCATTAACGTGTTTACCGTCCTGCTGGGATGTTTTTGGGCCACCTTTTTTATTTGCTGGTTTACCACCAGACGTTTAATTGAGCCCCTGGAGCAGATCACTTCGGTGGCCCAGGAGATGGCCGGAGGAATTTTGGACACCGAGATCCGGGTGGCCGGGGATGAAGAGATTGATGAACTGGCCTGGAGTATTAATTACATGGCCCGGGAACTCCGCAAAAATCTTTTTACCATAACCGAAGAGCGAAACCGCGCCCGGGCCATACTGAACAGTATGGCCGATGGTGTTATTGCCCTGGATAAGAACGGTACGATCATTTTGATTAATCCTGCTGTGGAAAAACTGTTAAAGGTTAAAGAGACCGAAACCCTGGGTCGGGAGTTAATCAAGGTGGTGCGAAACTACGAATTGGATGAACTGTTTAACCGGGCTTTGCAAAGCCGGCAGGCGGTATTAAGCAACGAACTGCAGATGCTGACCCCTGAGCCCAGGTTATTCAGGGTCCATGTCACACCCATTAACGGCAGTAACGGCGAAAAAATGGGGGTGGTGGGACTGCTGCGGGATGTAACTCAACGGCGCAAACTGGAAAAAATGCGCACCGAGTTTGTGGCCAATGTGTCCCACGAACTGCGGACCCCTCTCACCTCCATCAACGGCTTTATGGAAACCCTGCTGGACGGCGCCATTGATGATCCGGTGATCGCCAGGCGCTTTTTAGAAATTATGAACACCGAATCCAACCGCCTTTCCAGGCTGGTGGATGATCTGCTGCAGTTGTCAAAACTGGAGTACCGCAAGGGGAATTTAAATAAACAGCCGGTAAACCTGACCGAAGTGATCAGAGACACGGTAGAAGTATTCAAAAACCGGGCGGCGGAGAAAAACCTGAGCTTTACGTCGGACATCCCGGAATTGCCCGAAGTGCCTGGGGATCAGGGCCTTTTGGTACAGGTGATGGTCAATCTGGTGGACAATGCCATTAAATATACCCCCGAGGGAAATTCCGTGACCGTGGGCGCTTCCTTTGACGGGCAACAGATCCGTGTCTTTGTAAAGGACACCGGTATTGGTATTCCTGAAGAGAGCCTCTCCAGGGTATTTGAAAGATTTTACCGGGTGGATAAGGCCAGGAGCCGGGATGTGGGCGGAACGGGTCTGGGTTTGTCCATATCCAAGCACATTGTGGAAGCGCACGGCGGGAAGATCTGGGCGGAAAGCCATTCCGAAGGGAGCACTTTTATTTTTACCCTACCCCTGGGCCAGTGA
- a CDS encoding response regulator transcription factor has protein sequence MPKILVVDDELPIRELVKYNLEREGFQVLLAEEGNSGVELARKETPDLIVLDIMLPGQDGLAVCRALHQEEVTRSIPIIMLSARGEELDKVLGLEMGADDYMTKPFSPRELIARIKARLRRNTGDTTVTEESGRIAVGKLVIDQDRFMVSVNGVKQDLTPKEFELLRYLARHPGKVFTRDFLLEQIWGYDFAGDSRTVDVHIRHIRQKLEQIAGAPQFIETVRGVGYRFKEA, from the coding sequence ATGCCCAAAATTCTGGTTGTGGATGATGAACTGCCAATCCGTGAATTGGTCAAGTATAATCTGGAACGGGAGGGTTTTCAGGTTTTACTGGCTGAAGAGGGAAACAGCGGGGTAGAACTGGCTAGAAAAGAAACCCCCGACCTCATTGTGCTGGACATTATGCTGCCCGGACAGGATGGTCTGGCGGTTTGCCGCGCGTTGCATCAGGAAGAAGTCACCCGTTCCATTCCCATCATTATGCTCAGCGCCCGGGGAGAAGAATTGGACAAAGTGCTGGGACTGGAAATGGGGGCGGACGACTATATGACCAAGCCCTTCAGTCCCAGAGAATTAATTGCCAGGATCAAAGCGCGGCTGCGCCGGAATACCGGGGATACCACAGTAACGGAGGAATCGGGCCGAATTGCGGTGGGCAAACTGGTGATCGATCAGGACCGCTTTATGGTTTCGGTAAACGGCGTGAAACAGGATCTCACGCCCAAAGAGTTCGAACTGCTGCGTTATTTGGCCAGGCACCCCGGAAAGGTTTTTACCCGGGATTTTCTACTGGAGCAGATTTGGGGCTATGATTTTGCCGGGGATTCCCGGACGGTGGATGTTCACATCCGTCATATCCGCCAGAAGCTGGAGCAGATTGCCGGAGCTCCCCAGTTTATTGAGACGGTCCGGGGAGTGGGCTATCGTTTTAAGGAGGCTTAA
- the pgeF gene encoding peptidoglycan editing factor PgeF, protein MQGVTLKAIGDFSYVQFNSFTRGDWITHGFTCRTGGMSSSPFDGLNMALHVGDDPEHVRANRALACRSLEMEPAELVAGVQVHGSRVQMVTREHRGRGALDYATALPDTDALVTNVPGVPLSSYYADCVPVLLFDPVKVVVGLAHAGWRGTVQRIAGAALEKMCNEFGCDPQHVLAGIGPSIGPCCYRVDAPVQQALAASFSYWRELLKPVGPENWLLDLWETNRRTLLDAGVLPENITLAKMCTACRPDLFFSYRTSGGNTGRMASLIMIKPKTGEDQ, encoded by the coding sequence ATGCAAGGGGTTACCCTTAAAGCAATAGGAGACTTCTCCTATGTGCAATTTAATTCCTTTACCCGTGGTGATTGGATCACCCATGGATTTACCTGCCGTACAGGGGGGATGAGTTCATCTCCCTTCGACGGCTTGAATATGGCTCTGCATGTGGGGGATGATCCGGAGCATGTCCGGGCCAACCGGGCCCTGGCCTGCCGCTCCCTGGAAATGGAGCCCGCAGAACTGGTAGCCGGCGTCCAGGTCCATGGCAGCCGGGTACAAATGGTAACCCGGGAACACCGGGGCAGAGGGGCTTTGGACTACGCCACCGCCCTCCCGGACACCGACGCCCTGGTGACCAATGTGCCGGGGGTCCCTTTGTCCAGCTATTATGCGGATTGCGTACCGGTTCTTTTGTTTGACCCGGTTAAGGTGGTGGTTGGACTGGCCCATGCCGGCTGGAGGGGGACGGTGCAGCGCATTGCCGGTGCGGCCCTGGAAAAAATGTGCAATGAATTTGGTTGTGATCCGCAGCATGTTCTGGCGGGCATCGGCCCCTCCATTGGTCCCTGCTGCTACCGGGTGGATGCACCGGTGCAACAAGCCTTGGCCGCAAGTTTTTCCTACTGGCGGGAACTGCTTAAACCGGTGGGACCGGAAAACTGGCTGCTGGACTTATGGGAAACCAACCGCAGGACCTTGCTGGACGCGGGAGTGCTGCCCGAGAATATCACCTTGGCTAAAATGTGTACCGCCTGCCGACCGGACCTTTTCTTCTCCTACCGGACATCCGGCGGGAATACCGGCCGCATGGCTTCTCTGATTATGATTAAGCCAAAAACCGGGGAGGATCAATAA
- a CDS encoding MBL fold metallo-hydrolase RNA specificity domain-containing protein, with the protein MYLQFLGAAQTVTGSCFLLDTGMTRLLVDCGLFQGSKEVKERNYQKFPVNPATIDFVLLTHAHIDHCGLLPKFIKEGFKGRVIATSATTDLCGILLPDCGHIQEMEVERKNRKYRRQGRKTIEPIYTADDGAGALKFFERANYNEIIPISPDVKIRFRDAGHILGSSSVVVWVSENGKETKLNFSGDIGNINQPFIKDPHQFSEADYVIMESTYGNRSHEDIDNKEELLRQAIVDTYEKGGKLLIPAFATGRTQDVLYSINQLSIKNAIPKIPIYIDSPMAVAATEVFKKNYNICDDEVNDLVNKGCDPLAMPNLRTALTMEESQRLNYLTGSYVIISASGMCDAGRIKHHLRHNLWRSDCTVLFVGYQAEGTLGRRILSGEKTVRIHGEQVAVKAEIRHIDGFSAHADQSGLLDWVKNFNNRLKKVFVVHGEPTASGELARLIRETGVEAYIPGWLEKVELTPVTSVQPPAVLVDTWKNIHQKMEKVVQGGLTPAKYSVLLRQMAELEAQLNEAVADEDTLPKIG; encoded by the coding sequence ATGTATCTACAATTTTTAGGAGCAGCCCAGACCGTTACAGGTTCCTGTTTTTTACTTGATACCGGAATGACCCGGCTGCTGGTAGATTGCGGCTTGTTTCAGGGTTCCAAGGAAGTAAAGGAACGCAACTACCAAAAGTTTCCCGTTAACCCGGCCACCATTGACTTTGTCTTGTTAACCCATGCCCATATTGATCATTGCGGGTTACTGCCCAAGTTTATTAAAGAAGGTTTTAAGGGCAGGGTCATTGCCACCTCCGCCACAACGGATTTATGCGGTATTTTGCTGCCGGACTGCGGCCACATTCAAGAGATGGAAGTTGAACGGAAAAACCGCAAATACCGCCGGCAAGGCCGTAAGACCATTGAACCCATTTACACCGCCGATGACGGAGCCGGTGCATTGAAATTTTTTGAGCGGGCAAATTACAATGAGATTATACCCATCAGCCCCGATGTAAAAATTCGTTTCCGGGATGCCGGGCATATATTAGGATCTTCCAGTGTGGTCGTTTGGGTCTCTGAAAACGGCAAAGAAACCAAATTAAATTTTTCCGGGGATATTGGCAACATCAATCAACCCTTTATCAAGGACCCGCACCAGTTCAGCGAAGCCGATTATGTCATCATGGAATCCACCTATGGCAACCGGTCCCATGAGGATATCGATAATAAAGAAGAACTGTTGCGCCAAGCCATTGTAGACACTTATGAAAAGGGTGGGAAGCTGTTGATCCCTGCTTTTGCCACCGGCAGGACGCAGGATGTCCTGTACAGTATTAACCAGTTGTCCATAAAAAATGCCATCCCCAAGATACCCATTTATATTGACAGCCCCATGGCTGTGGCAGCCACGGAAGTATTTAAAAAGAATTATAATATTTGCGATGACGAAGTAAACGATTTAGTCAATAAAGGCTGCGATCCCCTGGCTATGCCAAACCTGAGAACAGCCTTGACCATGGAAGAATCCCAGCGGTTAAACTACCTTACCGGAAGCTACGTCATTATTTCCGCCAGCGGCATGTGCGACGCGGGAAGAATTAAACACCACCTGCGGCATAACCTGTGGCGCTCCGACTGTACGGTTTTATTTGTGGGTTACCAGGCAGAAGGCACCCTGGGACGAAGAATTCTCTCCGGCGAAAAAACCGTGCGTATTCATGGCGAGCAGGTGGCGGTAAAGGCTGAGATCCGTCACATCGACGGATTTTCCGCCCATGCGGACCAGTCCGGCCTGCTGGACTGGGTGAAGAATTTTAACAATCGGTTAAAGAAAGTTTTTGTGGTTCACGGAGAGCCCACGGCTTCCGGCGAGCTGGCCCGTTTAATCCGTGAAACCGGAGTGGAGGCCTATATTCCGGGGTGGCTGGAGAAAGTGGAATTAACGCCCGTTACTTCCGTACAGCCCCCCGCTGTACTGGTGGACACCTGGAAGAATATTCATCAAAAAATGGAAAAGGTGGTTCAAGGGGGCCTTACTCCCGCCAAGTATTCGGTATTGCTCCGCCAGATGGCCGAGCTGGAGGCCCAGTTGAACGAGGCTGTAGCGGATGAGGACACACTTCCTAAAATCGGGTAA
- a CDS encoding FmdB family zinc ribbon protein — MPIYEFRCQSCNHRFQKLCSLGEKGEKLTCPACQASSPVRVMSGFRVNNPGNLYGSRGDSCKSCTSSNCSACKH, encoded by the coding sequence ATGCCCATCTATGAATTCCGCTGCCAATCCTGCAATCACCGCTTTCAAAAGTTATGTTCCTTGGGAGAAAAGGGAGAAAAACTGACCTGTCCGGCCTGTCAGGCCTCCTCCCCCGTCCGGGTCATGTCCGGCTTTCGGGTGAATAACCCAGGAAACCTTTACGGCAGCCGGGGCGACAGTTGCAAGAGCTGTACCTCCAGCAACTGCAGCGCCTGCAAACATTAA
- a CDS encoding BsuPI-related putative proteinase inhibitor: MASYVVQSGDTLFLIAERFNTTMEELQRLNNIENPNILFVGQQLTVPDTGADPQTNSESESQTTSASESLATPASNLEVNLNQATIQYSNMINQLAGNRPSSTRIVSGLLYILTLDQQTYRRGQPVRMILYKVNISNRSIILRYNTGQRFEFIVRRASDNAEVWRYSRGRGFSQQTGTVTIRPNQYAIYQYTWNQNSNLGRPVVGGEFILEAFNVAQGLRNVPIRLRFRIQGGIVTPTPTTPPSIQCTGDNQVRNPGFESWVDSMRPRNWSSSNVRRTNISHRGNYAAEMGWNAQQGSTLSQEFAITPGSNSRISFWVAEDVEGSRAGNFTLGVQAIFRNRQGDVVGVAPQGPFSPAVIEDEAYEQFTFTTGRIAGTAVTAEIVFTFTPRTGNVSRIRIDDVDFRCLSL, encoded by the coding sequence ATGGCCTCATATGTGGTTCAATCGGGAGACACACTTTTTCTCATTGCCGAAAGATTTAACACCACCATGGAAGAACTTCAGCGACTGAATAATATAGAAAACCCCAATATCCTTTTTGTGGGTCAGCAATTAACCGTGCCCGATACCGGGGCAGACCCCCAGACAAACTCTGAGTCAGAGTCCCAAACAACCTCCGCGTCAGAGTCTCTGGCAACCCCCGCATCAAACCTGGAGGTAAACTTGAACCAGGCAACGATTCAATATTCCAACATGATTAATCAGTTGGCGGGAAACCGGCCCTCCAGCACCCGGATAGTCAGCGGACTCCTTTATATTTTAACCCTGGACCAGCAGACCTACCGGCGGGGCCAACCGGTGCGCATGATTTTGTATAAAGTAAATATCAGCAACCGCTCCATCATTCTGCGCTATAACACGGGACAGCGTTTTGAATTTATCGTACGCAGGGCGTCAGACAACGCGGAGGTATGGCGGTATTCCAGAGGGCGGGGTTTTAGCCAGCAAACCGGAACTGTCACCATCCGGCCTAATCAGTATGCCATCTACCAGTATACCTGGAACCAAAACAGTAACCTGGGCCGCCCGGTGGTCGGAGGAGAGTTTATTTTGGAAGCCTTTAATGTGGCTCAGGGTTTAAGAAATGTTCCCATCCGCCTTCGTTTTAGAATTCAGGGAGGAATTGTAACCCCGACGCCAACTACTCCGCCGTCCATCCAGTGCACCGGGGATAACCAGGTTCGCAACCCCGGTTTTGAAAGCTGGGTGGATAGTATGAGACCCCGCAACTGGAGTTCCAGCAATGTTCGGCGGACCAATATTTCCCATAGAGGAAACTATGCCGCTGAGATGGGCTGGAATGCCCAGCAGGGTTCAACCTTATCTCAAGAATTTGCCATTACTCCGGGCAGCAACAGCCGGATCAGTTTCTGGGTAGCCGAGGATGTGGAAGGATCAAGGGCAGGAAACTTTACCCTGGGTGTTCAGGCCATTTTCCGCAACCGGCAGGGCGACGTGGTGGGTGTAGCGCCCCAGGGGCCTTTTTCACCGGCTGTGATTGAAGACGAGGCTTATGAGCAATTTACTTTTACCACCGGTAGAATTGCCGGCACGGCGGTTACCGCAGAAATTGTGTTTACTTTTACCCCCCGTACGGGCAATGTCAGCCGAATCCGTATTGATGATGTGGATTTTCGCTGCCTGAGCCTGTAA
- a CDS encoding class I SAM-dependent methyltransferase: MYKEFSRYYDDIFPAGVNQLDFFKQVFDNLGASRVLDLACGSGNYALEFARWGLQVVAVDSEQEMIRLAREKARKAGLTVDFRTGDMRDLEDIEGKFDVVACIGNSLPHLLTERDIHNALIQMKERLYPGGALILQTVNYDRILKNHITQLPDIVNKKSGLVFTRHYDLRNDGLIDFKTSLRLNRPDGGQRLLGSGQVPLRPLTSKEIKEFLQEAGFIDLQFYGDFKQKPLSWDSQAAVVQAFRRSSCSITW; the protein is encoded by the coding sequence ATGTACAAAGAATTTAGCCGGTATTACGATGACATCTTCCCAGCGGGAGTCAATCAATTGGATTTTTTTAAGCAGGTGTTTGACAATCTTGGCGCCAGTCGGGTGTTGGATCTGGCCTGTGGCTCCGGCAACTATGCCTTGGAATTTGCCCGGTGGGGGCTCCAAGTAGTGGCTGTGGACAGTGAGCAGGAAATGATCCGGCTGGCCCGGGAAAAAGCCCGTAAAGCCGGATTGACTGTGGATTTCCGAACCGGGGACATGAGAGACCTGGAGGATATTGAAGGCAAGTTTGATGTGGTTGCCTGCATCGGCAATTCCCTGCCCCACCTGCTTACCGAGAGAGATATTCATAACGCTCTGATTCAAATGAAGGAACGTCTTTACCCCGGAGGCGCCTTGATCCTCCAAACGGTCAACTATGATCGCATTTTAAAAAATCACATCACCCAATTGCCCGACATTGTGAATAAAAAATCCGGTCTGGTTTTTACCCGCCACTATGATTTACGAAACGACGGCTTGATCGACTTTAAGACCTCTTTACGGCTAAACCGGCCGGACGGCGGTCAGCGCCTTCTGGGCAGCGGGCAGGTTCCCCTGCGTCCCCTGACGAGCAAAGAAATAAAAGAATTTTTACAAGAAGCGGGTTTCATTGACCTGCAATTCTACGGGGATTTTAAACAAAAACCCCTTAGCTGGGACAGTCAGGCCGCGGTGGTTCAAGCCTTCCGAAGAAGTTCCTGCAGTATCACCTGGTAA